The Solea senegalensis isolate Sse05_10M linkage group LG14, IFAPA_SoseM_1, whole genome shotgun sequence genomic sequence CCTCATCACAGGTTTCATACGTGGAGGAGACAAGGACTCCCAATGCAAAATGTGCCAAGAGTTCTTCTTGTTTGGCTTAATAACAGCCTGCTGCACATGCTGtgtgtcgtttttttttatacaatacaaacaaagtCGATCATATTCTGGATTCTGGCTCcaggaaacaacaaaaatcttCAGCTGTGCATCTTTTCCCATGACTGTTTTGTTCACATAGCTGTTGTGTTATAAAATCATAGAAGCAGAGTAAGTTTTTAACACCCAGTAAATTAATCTGATTCGTAAAATGTGTCCAGTTTGACCACAAATGCCTATAACTCTATATCTATAACACAAAGCAGGGCAAACAGGAAGCGCTTTTACAACTACTCCTATTGTACGGATGAAGCTGCAAGGACCACACAAACTTCTCAAATCATTGCATTTTAGTGGAGAGTCTGTTTGTTGCTGTATATAATCCAGCGTtagtgagttgttgttgttgtcgttgtcttGTGTCAGAGGTGACTACATGGTGACAAAAACCTTAAACTCAGTTTGGTGTGAATGAAACACTAGATTCCGAGGATGTTATGGCCATTTCTGAAATCTTAATCaagtaaacatgtttaataGCTGCATTTTAAAATCCTCTGAAACTAATGACCAACATTTTGATGGTTTTAAGACCAGCTTAAAAACTAAAGAAACAGTACGTATGTCATATGTTTTTGCTGCTTGGACACACACTGGTTGCCTCAttggaaacaacaaaacaaacctatGACTTTCTCCCAAACTGTAGACATCGCTTCATTTCCACCTTCACATTTGATTTTTGCTCTTTTGTTAGCGACTGTcccacaaacagaaacatgtaaatgttaACGACGTGGCTGCAAAATCAAATctcattagaaaaaaaaaggcatataCAACTGAAACACTGCACAGGAAAATATGACATAATTTGACAATATACATCAACATGTTGCTCTCAATGTGAGACATTAAATATACTGTGTTAAAAATCCACAGAGGCGTTAACAATAGACTATGTCATGGCAgaagaaataaatgcatttgGCTCAACAACTGCACACGCAAAAGGTCTGGTAACGACTGGCACCACCGTGTGGTAGCAAATGGCAACTGCAAGACTTCAAGAACAAAAACCcagctgaacaaaacaaaaactgtacatatatatatgtatatatatatacacatatatgtacatatgtatatgtatatgtacatatgtatatgtatatgtacatatgtatatgtatatgtatatgtatatgtatatgtatatatatatatatatatatacatatacatatatatatatatatatacatatatatataaatgggATGGACCACATCCATCAACTAGTACTGTGCAGGTAAATCAAATAGTCAGATCCGCACGTCtccagtctgtctgtccattacagtgtatatgtatgtgtatgtgtacactTACGCCACATGTGGCAACAGTGTAGCTATTCCCATTACTCCGGTCGACGACCTCGTCTCACCTTACGGCTTGATCTCCGGTTGAAGATGCTCTTCAGGGTCGTGTTCATGTAGTAGGGCCGGACAGCAGAGCCGTCGTTCACTTCCAGGTCCCACActaggaggcagcagcagcagcagcagtgtgttaaCAGTCATGAAAATGCACGTTGTACGTCAAAGTTACCAAACCCCATTCCTCTGATCACGTCGCTACTTTGAAGACGCACTGGACAATACTCCAACCATTTATGTTTATTCaaaaaaatgattcacattGTCATTGGATttcattgattaaaaaaagtcccCTATACAAAAAGAACACTGAATAGCCTCCAGACAGATGTGTGTATTACACTTAGTATTAAAACAGCACTACATCTGAACCATCCAATAAAAAAATTACCAAAAATGGCTTTGACATCCTTTTATAAATTGTATCGCAAAGGTTCCTGGTGTTAAATCTAAAACAACAGAATAAGAGGAacaatttctctttttttttttctttttttttcccacaactAGGCACATTAACTAGTGGCTGCATTCAGAAGTTTCCTGAAAACTCTCAGGTTCAGTTCAGATTTGAAGTGAAAACcataaaatatctttttaaagtCTTGACCTCCCCGAATTCTCCGTCTGGTCTACAGTACGTCTATGAGCATAATGGAAACTTTGAAATGATTGTGACCTTTttaagagaagaagaggagaaaccTGTTTTTCCAAGTGCAGTAGACACACCAttttggatttgtgtgttttgtgttagtATAAATACAGTGgatcgaaaaaaaaaacaaaaaaaaaacaacaatggtaAACGTCAACAGCCAGCAAAACAATCATGTCAGGCAGAAAAAGTAAATCACATGGTTCTTTTCCCACATGTGAAAGTGCATACAAAACATGAGTTTACACTAGAAGACTGAAGTGCGACAAGAGTGACCGCGAGTCCACCACCTCTTTCTTTTAATGGTGATGCTTCATGCCATAGTTCATCTGTGGCATCTGTACATTTTTAAGGTCCTCCTGTTTGTTTCGGTAAAAATGCTCatgtttattatcattgtttTCTCAGTCTGTGCATCCGTCCTTTAAGTTGACAAGTACCCTCTCAATAAGGCAGAGGTCAGCAGAAaattcagaaaagaaaaaagcaggaaAGGAAAGGGCAAGAATCTGAGTTGGCTTGAGAGAGGAAGTAATCGGATGCCTTTTTCTAATCCCCGATGCCTTTTCTGTGAGGAATTGTTGTAAAAGCCTGTCCTTTCATGTCCAGGTCACCCGGGACCAGGCAGGGATGCATCCAGTTTTGATGTTTAGCCCTACACTTGCTCTCAAACATCTAGACCCCTGCGCATTTTAGTTCATTTGGGGAAGTGTGCGAGAGAGAGTCAATAGATGAGTAAAATGGCTGCACATTGCTCAGGAGCCAGTGCGGGATTTGGCACCTTCTTCTCCTTTGCGCAGGATCTTGTGCAAGCCAGGTGGCATGTAGTAGGGCCTGGAGGAAGAACCATCATTCCTCTCCAGGTCTTCACCTGATGCCAGGTCACAGCACGGggaaaggaagaggagggaaagtgCACAGAATGACGGccaggaagagaaagaaaagaaagacttAGTAGAGGTTAATTAACACAGACATGCAGGAAACAGAGATACAGAAGTCAACAACTGACAGCCTACGTTACGTAACATAGTTCAtgcattaattgttttttaaagacaataatTCCACAGTAACCTCCTCCGTTGCCTACAATGGCCTGTAGATTGATTTTTTTCGATGGTGAATCTACACAATGCAAAGTTGTGTGTGCTCAGGTAAACATCAGTGACTTCCACCCAATGCTACTGAAGCAATAACAAGTAGTGAGCGAGTTGCTGTAGTTTGTGTAGGATTGGAGTTTGCCAAGATCAACAAACACGCAGCTCCTACAGTAGCTCAGCAGctgccaaaaaaacaccaaaatctCCACAAAAGCTACTAGTTTTATCCAGAGGAGCCCATCATCAGGCCAGATAGGAAAGTAATTGACACCAAGCGTTGACTCGAGTGTGCATCGTGTTCCGTGAGTAAAACACTGCAGAGTCCTCTTTCAACATTTTGGCCAGAGCCCAGGACGCTCACATGTGGATGTTACGAGCTCCTGTGAGCACGAGCACCGCGATGAATGTGTCCCCATAAATAACAGTTTAGCCCCTTTTATCTGTATATGTAGCGTGTTTTGTCACGCAGAGTAGTGAGTTAGCAGCATACTTACAAAAGCACAGGAACAGCGTGTCCACACACATTGCATACACATTGAAGAAGCCATGTGCAATCATGTAAGATCCAAATATCAACGTCTGAAAGAATCAACAGTTCAGTATCAGTAAGTACATGAGcatattttattatgtgaaACAAAGATGTGCAGCACTAAGACAATGACAGAGAATACACATAATATGAAACTCTGGTGTACAGctgtaactaacgattattttcataatccattaatctgacgattattttctcgattaatcgtttggtgttcagaatatcaaaaaaacttaaaaaatgttgatcagtgttagtcaaacctggaaatgatgttttcaaccaaaatgattcacttttaatgatttctttgttatgtggagcaagaaaatgaagaaaatatttacatttaagaagcttaaacaatcgaaaatcttgttttaatcatgaaaaaagcttcaaaccgattcatcgattatcaaaatagttgttgattaatttagtaatctattaataatcgattaatcattttagCTCTACTCTGGTGTGCTTCTGAAAAATAATGAGACACAACATAAGCTGAAGAGAAAACAGCAGTGATTAAAAGTGACAGATTTGCTGAGAGTCAGTGTTGAGTTCTTACCACGATGGGTACCCAGTAATAATTTAGCGACGGCACCTCCTCTTGAATCGCTGGTATTTTACGTGTGAAGAAGCAAAATGCCAAAGCACCTACAGAATAGAAAATACACAAGCAAAGGAAAtataaattcatttattttactgatTGAAACACATACTTACTATGCAAATGTCAGTTCATATTTTGGTGAAAAGTGAGGACAGGTAGTTTGCCAGTGAATAAATACCCTCCAAAACCAAGTTTAATGTTTAAGTCGGGCAACTTATTCATCAGTATGAGAAATGTAATCAGGCATTGCAccgcaaaaagaaaaaaaaaaaaagctttatcaTTCTCCATTTATTCAGATTAAATCACTTCACAGATTGGAGGTGACATGAAACTCACCAACACTTCCTGTGATGAGCAGCTTTCCTAAGAAGAGCAGAAAGTCTGTCACCTTGTCGAGGACAGCCACACTGCAGCAGACGAGTGAGAGAAAAGCCGGAGTGGAGGAGAAAGGCAGACGGCAGGGAAATGGGAAAACACACTGTTATGTGTTGAAACACAAATGCAAGAAGAGATCACTATAAAAGTGCACAACAATTCGTTGAAGTTTGCCTCGCCAACGTTTTACCCactgaaatggaaaaagaagCTATTGTGGAACGTGTATAGCTCATCTGAGTCTAGATGACACAGAAGCATAAGAATCTTACCGAATCACATTCCTCATCAACAGGAAGAAAGCGTCCTTTGAAGAGGTGCAGAAGTTCTTCCCATATATTGCCATCTGTAGAGAAAACAATAGACAGAGGTAAGGAGCACAAATTGAACTTGATAACTTGCAACACATCAGTCCAAATCCTTGCCCTGCTCCACAAACTCACCATAATGTATGCATTTCTGTTTATAAACCTTATGAAACGCTCCAGGCACCAGAAGCAGCATTTGAGGCAGCAGAGCAAGAACTGAGCACAGGAATTTTGTGAACCTGTGAAAACACGGTAGGGAAAACAATCATGGACAATGCAGAATGAATAACATCATaacactgtgtgagagagagagaacatcagtgtgtttaaaaCTGACAGCATACCTTTCAGTTTGTGATCCAGGTACTCAAGAGCAACTCGGACCATCTGCACCACAGCTACAATCAGAGAACCGAAGGCCAGGGAACCTGTGTGATAACTGTGACACGAGgtaaaaatgaggaaaaaggcTATCTTTCCAATATTTTAACTGGTAAGTAATATGTTTGTTATATGTAATAAGTTACACTTAAAACTGTGTGTAACTTGAAATGACTGAATTTCAAATACAGTTACATATTTCttagtatagcagtgtttagatctcatgttgcCTGGGGACATttttgcactgcacacaggaagccaagacagacagaggcaacagcaacaactatggctgaaaatgcaaagaaaagcCCAGTAGAAGTCgtaaaaagtgaattctacGGCTCTGAAAATTTGGTTATTCTGCTTGGCTTgataaacacttcttgcccccacccacccctgtgctgccaatgtatatacacaaacactccctcagtcaggtctaacAGTATTGGTGGACAGAGCCTGATTTCAAATGAAAGATGAAGCATACACATAATGTtatatcatttctgttcacagagaccAAACGGGCagaataaaatattaacatcaacaaaaaatacCAGAATTTACAGACTGTAGATTTAAGCGTAATTCCAGTGCATTATGTGTGCATGTAGCTACATACCGTATGGCTCTACTGAATGAGGTAAAGAGGGGGCAGGCAGGGATGTCGTTAGGCTTCTTCAGGGCCCAGTAATAGGAAGCAAAGGCCCCGGCCAGTGTGCACTGGCCCAAGGCGTTGACGAAGTTGACCAACCAGAGGAACACGAACAAGTTACACAGATGGAGGACTAAGATGTAGCGGTGGTATACACTCTCCCCGCCGTAGAAGGCGAACATGCACTGTGACCCAGGGCACACTTTGGTGATGTTGGTCTGATTGAAggtctgggggaaaaaaaagcaaaagcttTAGTGTTGATGTGTTCTCCATTGATGATGTAACATTAGTGTAAAGGACCAGTGTGAAGGATTCAGAGACTCTTATTTGTCACGTTGGAATGAAACTCAACACAGTGTGTGGATCCTCTTCTACTAAAACTGTAATGCTGCACCACCACGTTGACCCTGTAggtcacatacagtatttcccCATTAAATGTACGTCTCCTTAAGAGAGTGCATTACCTTTGGACTGCATGTGAGGTTGGCATACATGCACTTATCATCAATAGGTGTGACTTTATAGACTGCATGACCAGATGACGATAAGAAGCTGAGGACAGTGTATTTAAGGAAAATTCGACAGCGACAACTTACACACGTGTTTCTATGTCAATTCATATTCACGGTTCATGTTTGCTTGAGTCCGATAAGTGAGTGTTTCTAAAGTAAAAccattgaactgaattgaattgaatgactttattccatGACGAGCAGCATGAAAGAGATAAAACAGTTCATTAGCATCTCAGTTGAAAGGATACACTGCTGTTACAGCCCAATAAGCGATGCAGATGGCCAGCAGGAGAAAGGTGAAGACTGGGTAGAACAGAGTGGACATGATGTAGCCAATGGCCCTACAACCAGCACAGATCAAATGTTGAGAGTATGGAAAAACTTGGTCAGCACAGTGGTAATGTAATGACAGCACAGCTTTGATCCATTCTTACTTGCTTCCCTCCTTTAGTAACGCAACAGCGATCCGCAGCCTTGTCCTTAGAGATATCAGTATTATCACAATGGAGGCCTCAACCACTGACAGTAtgatcactaaaaaaaaaacattattagtattaaaaacaataatacttaGTGTTTGCTAAAGTGCATACAGAAGAactaaaatgtacaaacatgaaaaacattgcTTTTATAACTGGGGCATTGTTATTGTGCTATTGCTATAAACTATAACTTTGActacagcaacaataataacatatttaaaaggcattaaaaacaatgaaatacatattaaaacaaaGAGCATAATATGACATAACGAGTACAACATACTGAAAATGAGCCACGTCTGGCTGAGATGAAGGTAAACACTGAAGTCTGTGTGAAAGCCAATGTCAGAGATGGTGACATTTGCACCTGGTTTCCTGCTCAGAGACCTATACTCCCAGTGGCAGTGCCAGATAcctacagagacacagaatgGCAAATCTAAATCTTGTTGACTGGCATTGTGGGTAACCATGTGAGATGTATGTACTCACCATAACCAACGGCAGTGAGGAGACCAAACACAATGAGCCACAGGAGCACACAAGCAGTGTAGCGCAGCAGTAGGATGAAGAGCAGACTGATTGCCATGGTTATCACCAAAcccctgcaacacacacacaatgcaaagcTGCTGCATAAATATGGCAAATTCATCTATAGGTTGGATAATATCACATGGAAGAGCACTGCTGCAAAACAACCCTGGGACACCTTGATAATCCGTTTATAGGTAGATGAATTTGTTTGGGAAATAGTTTGCATAGCGATTTCATCATTTCTCTCACTCATGGTTAAAGGTAAAGTTAAAACATGACAATCAGCAGAGGACACAGGAATTCTTACATTAGGATCCAGCGCCAGGAATTTGCATAATCCTCAACAATCTTCATGCCAACTTCTTTGGCATTAAGCAGGCTGGCGATGCCTCTGTGGCAGAGTGTAACACGGTATGAAAGGAAAAGTGGGAAACAGAACAGGTGACAAAATGAGTTGAGCGTGTGAGAGTTTAGTAATGTTTCTCAATcaatcattttgacatttgcttgtaaaatgtttttgttgatctGAACTGTGTGACCGCTACACTGGGTTATAATTTGACATCAAAGAGTCAGAAAACAGTAGCTCTGCTGAAATGCTATTTAGCAATAAAAGCTACAATGGTGAGAAGAATGGAGTAGCATGTTACTAACTGCGATACAGGCAAGCACTGATTAAAGAAGCATTAAGTAATATCATGCCAGATCCAGAAAGTACTGCGTAGTGTTCAGAGTACAGAGTCAAGTCTTAAAATGTGCCTGGAAACCTTTCAAAAGAGGGTAACAAAGATAAAACTTCACATGTTTCAATTAATCTGCAAAGGTATCTTCATATATGTCTTTAATCAGAAATGTTATAGAACCCCAGTAACACaaatcactcactgacactgatgGAGCGATCCCTAGATCATAAACTCAAACTTCTCGCTGATCCTTTAAATGACATGGGACAGCTTAAGTTAAGCTTCTTTACACAAGTTAAATGAATAGAATAAGAATACAAGACTATGACAAGGCTTGACTACAGAGACACTGCCCTATGACTCAGGCAAATCTATTAAGTGCAGACAGAGGACAAACAGAGGACAAGCTACCAAGCCAGACACAGCACTGAAAGGAGTtctaaaaaaaacctaattattATGAAGAACGCTATTTTAACTGCCTAAAAAGGTCAATAACACCCTGTACACATCCAAGAGCATGGATAATATCCAGCACCATTATGCAAACTCGCCTTAATATGATTTTACAAGTGGCTCATGTGGTGGCCACAAGGGGGCACTACATTACTGTAGCTCTTTTGATTGACCAAGGCTGTGCACAGCCTGGTGTTAAAAATATACCTCCAACAATTTAGTTATTAATCTGTCCCAATTCTTCTTCAGTCTGTCTGATGGAGGGATGCAGGCACAGATTCTTCACGTTgaagaaaagaggaataaaGGTTAGTCTACACAAAGCTACCGGCTGCACTGGAGGCAAAGTTAAAGGGGTcaaattaattgtttttgaGACCTTGGTGCTCCCTGTTGAATGGctacaaaaagaaagaaaaaaacattaaggcGCATTACATTTGCAGGTTACTAAGAGCAAGCGCAGAATCATGTTTATTTACGATGGCAGCTCACTGCTTTAAATGCATGATTCCTCCACTTATCCGACCTTTGTCATCTCAGTCCATTAACACGTCGACAGCGCAGATTTACAAAGCAGCTGTTGAAAGTTTTTAGTAACACTTGCACTTCCTCTAGTGAAGCTGCACTTTCATGCAATAGACATGCACATGATTTAGAATGTGGTTAGACACATTCCTGGGCATCAGAGACATGCCCACTTGTCCTACCCTGTAACATTTGTCCAAACCTCTGTGGAGTCAGCAGCCCTATTGACAGTACAACAGTTTTAACACACGCTGCGGTACAGTGTAACGTATTCTCCTTTAACCACAGCACATGTTGTGTTTATCATTTAAACACACTCTTTTCTACTTGTGTAACATTAATAGTTTGACAACAAAGACAGGGATTCAGGGTGCAGTGAAGCAGGACTTACTTGGCAGCATCTTTAAGGTCTCTGACACTTCTCTTGTTATTGTCCCCGTCTTTGAAGATGGTCTGATTAGCTACAGTTAAAATTCCATTTCTTGTAATAAAATCTGGGAAGCACCGCTGAAGGACTGAAAGACAtttagggttgtttttttttttgtttttttagaaaaagtgaTTTCCTTTACATGCATGCCAAAAACACATAAGGAGCTATTGAATGTTTTGAAAGGTTTCAGGGGCACTTACAAGGTCTGCTTGGCACAATCATGGACGGGCAGTCTTCATCTCGTATGACTTCCACCGCTGACTGTAAGGGAAATGAAGGAGATGATGATTCTAACAACTGAAACCGGGATCCTGGTTAGTAGTGATTAAAATTACAGTGGCGTggtcatttaattcattttcagtgattttagcttcaGTTTTCCGCAAGAGGcctaaaaacaaaatctgatgTGACAGTCTGTGACTGATGTGATGTAACACTACCACACTTGAGTTGCTGTAGGAAGTGACGATGATGATTCAGTTCTAACAGTATGACTGAGTTGTGAGCTGCTCCCACACACCACCTCACTAAATGATCTTTACAGACCGACATGCTAACGTCACTGTCACCGATCTGCTGCCAGTCCAACACAACCAGACTGTGATGTGCATCAGTGGCTTCTAGCTCAAGCCGGCCTGTGTCTCAAAGCATGTTCAGATCTGCTTGTTATAAATGAATACCATTAACTGTGCGGATAAAGTCAAGGAAATCTGAgggtgttttggtttttgtttaaaagtgcATGTAGCTGTCCTTGTGTTAAACAAACTTTAGATTGGCAGATTATGAAACCAGTATTTCACAGaagtcacctgcaaccaggcacctactGGGCAGAACTTAACTGTCAAATGTGCCATGCTTTATTGTCTGCTTTCCTTTAAAAGGGGATGTTCTTTTGTAGAAGACATGAAAGTAAGCTCATTTTCCTGTAGACCTCCATTCAAacgttctttttgcaaccagcagagagGGATGTAGCAGTTAGCCTGGTGGCCTGGACTATGTCCATTTTAATATAGCTATAGTCTATGGAGGAGTTGTAATCGATTACATGAGGCCCACCACTTAAGATCATGTTTGGCCCACCAACTTTCTTTAATCACTGCATGTGAGGAACAGCTGCTagcgaggtgatagaatataatatttacattaatgGAACTTAAATACATTCAACACAGAGTTTTTTGATTACAGGTaaccacattattatttaattttagatgcatttctgtctgtatttgataccaatagatttattttgcataattaatgattttttttttattgttaagtatacatcattccatatcaaaacatgtatctttattttcaatttatgcAAAATATCATTATGAATATTTGTATTACAATATTCTGATGGGATATTGTGCTCCTAGTGTCCACTTGCTACTGAACACGCCCCCTCCCCCAACAttttttctctagaccggccccctcttgaccagactagatgcccCCAGATCATTTTGAGTTAGATAACCCTGGTGTATGGATAACATGTTCCTTTTCAATGAtctaatataatttttttagaTAATACATGTAGTGATGTGATgctataaaaaaaggaaaactgaacTGAATATTCAGAGGAGAAATACCTAACATAAAATCCAAAATGGACCACTTTCTCTCACCTTACTTCCAACTGTGAAACTTGGCTTGCAGAACTGCTTGTAATATTCCCAGTTTTTGGTATTCCATGCATCCAGGAGAGTAGCAAATCTGTCAGGGCACTTAGAGACACAGAGCTGGAGGAAAGAGACATCATCTTAATGAGACAGCCCATCAATCTTGAATATCATCCATGGAGGAAAAGTTGGAAGAACAACATAATATGAAGAGCTGCAAGAGGGgattcagtcagtgtgttacCTGGGTTGTAGGGCACTGGAGGTTAATTAAAACTGCAGGATTGGCACATTTCAACATGTTAAAGTAGAATAATATGGCTTTGTTTCTGTGGAGACAAACAATAAAGACGAGGAGAAAAgtcagtgtgcacacacaatcacccacacacacacacacacacttgctatAATTAATCACAAATCATCTCCATGTATTGTGGTGAGAGTTGTTAGTGTGTGGAAGGATAACAATGGAAAGCCAAGAAACAAATTGAAGAACATAATTACTCCACTCCATATTTTTGCACTTACGCATTGGGCGTGTTCTTCTGGCCACAGAACTGACCATGGCTGTCAGTCGGGTAGACAACCTTCCTGGGGTCACCATGGATCCAGGCTGAAAACATTCAACAGTTTTCTAGTTAACTGCATGGACTTAAACATACGTTTGAGTGCATCAGGCCAAAGTCATATCTCTCAGTGAGTACTAACCAATTACTGAAAATAACCTGCACAAGTAACAAGTTAACAAGGGAAATGTACTTGTTCgacaacatttttaatcatatttaaaaaaaaagatcaaatcagTTAAATTTGTTCTGTTCAGCTTCGCATGACAGGAGCAACAGTAACCCTGACATTCAATTGACTGAGCCATTTTTGTGTTTCAATTGTTTGCCCAACCTGAACAACACAGTGTTAAGGCTTTGCACCTAGTCAGTCAATTAAAGATTGTGCTGCGAATGAGACAGCACAACAAAGACATTGTACGAGTCTTTGTCACAGCTAGGAtgatgaaactgaaaaatcataCACAACAAAGCTGCTCAGCTGATTGCAGACTTGTCAGAGTTTATTTAAAGTCACATCCATTGTCATGGCTTATgctctttttaaataattggaAAACTCTGAGTCTTTTCCTTCCCCAGATTGAGACGTGACACCAATGACAAAAAGCTGGTGAGGGTCGGCACTTTGGTGACAGTAGCTTTGGGACCTCATTTACCCTGATTtgtgataaatgtgtttggaagaggaagaaaattgGTCATATGTGCTGGAGGAAAAGCATGATGTATTCTTGTGTCAAGAAAAGGGTATATAAAAGAGGTGAAAAgataagagacagagagatggacagGACTAAAAGAAGATGGGAGAAAAACATGGAGAACAAGTGAAACAAACTAAGGCCTCATCCACATGGTAATAGAACTTTCCCTGTACaatcttcatccacacaaaaacaccccAAAATGGCTCTAAActctgtagtacatatgccaggcctgtacatGGCAAAGTCATTTTTATCTGAACAAGTATATATTAGCAATGTGTAC encodes the following:
- the slc44a5b gene encoding choline transporter-like protein 5-B isoform X1 — encoded protein: MARKTDIPPSSYYGEPRKFDPNFRGPVHERSCTDVVCCVVFVIVILGYIALGTVAWIHGDPRKVVYPTDSHGQFCGQKNTPNANKAILFYFNMLKCANPAVLINLQCPTTQLCVSKCPDRFATLLDAWNTKNWEYYKQFCKPSFTVGSKSAVEVIRDEDCPSMIVPSRPFLQRCFPDFITRNGILTVANQTIFKDGDNNKRSVRDLKDAAKGIASLLNAKEVGMKIVEDYANSWRWILMGLVITMAISLLFILLLRYTACVLLWLIVFGLLTAVGYGIWHCHWEYRSLSRKPGANVTISDIGFHTDFSVYLHLSQTWLIFMIILSVVEASIVIILISLRTRLRIAVALLKEGSKAIGYIMSTLFYPVFTFLLLAICIAYWAVTAVFLSSSGHAVYKVTPIDDKCMYANLTCSPKTFNQTNITKVCPGSQCMFAFYGGESVYHRYILVLHLCNLFVFLWLVNFVNALGQCTLAGAFASYYWALKKPNDIPACPLFTSFSRAIRYHTGSLAFGSLIVAVVQMVRVALEYLDHKLKGSQNSCAQFLLCCLKCCFWCLERFIRFINRNAYIMMAIYGKNFCTSSKDAFFLLMRNVIRVAVLDKVTDFLLFLGKLLITGSVGALAFCFFTRKIPAIQEEVPSLNYYWVPIVTLIFGSYMIAHGFFNVYAMCVDTLFLCFLWDLEVNDGSAVRPYYMNTTLKSIFNRRSSRKVRRGRRPE
- the slc44a5b gene encoding choline transporter-like protein 5-B isoform X2, with amino-acid sequence MARKTDIPPSSYYGEPRKFDPNFRGPVHERSCTDVVCCVVFVIVILGYIALGTVAWIHGDPRKVVYPTDSHGQFCGQKNTPNANKAILFYFNMLKCANPAVLINLQCPTTQLCVSKCPDRFATLLDAWNTKNWEYYKQFCKPSFTVGSKSAVEVIRDEDCPSMIVPSRPFLQRCFPDFITRNGILTVANQTIFKDGDNNKRSVRDLKDAAKGIASLLNAKEVGMKIVEDYANSWRWILMGLVITMAISLLFILLLRYTACVLLWLIVFGLLTAVGYGIWHCHWEYRSLSRKPGANVTISDIGFHTDFSVYLHLSQTWLIFMIILSVVEASIVIILISLRTRLRIAVALLKEGSKAIGYIMSTLFYPVFTFLLLAICIAYWAVTAVFLSSSGHAVYKVTPIDDKCMYANLTCSPKTFNQTNITKVCPGSQCMFAFYGGESVYHRYILVLHLCNLFVFLWLVNFVNALGQCTLAGAFASYYWALKKPNDIPACPLFTSFSRAIRYHTGSLAFGSLIVAVVQMVRVALEYLDHKLKGSQNSCAQFLLCCLKCCFWCLERFIRFINRNAYIMMAIYGKNFCTSSKDAFFLLMRNVIRVAVLDKVTDFLLFLGKLLITGSVGALAFCFFTRKIPAIQEEVPSLNYYWVPIVTLIFGSYMIAHGFFNVYAMCVDTLFLCFCEDLERNDGSSSRPYYMPPGLHKILRKGEEGAKSRTGS